The Streptomyces sp. NBC_01255 genome window below encodes:
- a CDS encoding ABC transporter ATP-binding protein, whose product MSVVRAVSDVSGASTVSPSTGANPRPDASPRPGAELALHGVRLGHPGGVAVPAPAGLRIPPGELLTVVGPSGCGKTTLLRTLAGLLPPLAGQVTQDGEPIVRPGADRALVFQHDALLPWRSVRANVELPLAIRRVPRAERRRAAEEWLERIGLAGHAHKLPHQLSGGQRQRVQLARALAGRPRAVLMDEPFGALDAHTRAGMQDLLVEILRGTGATVVFVTHDVDEALHLGDRVVLFASGEVLDVPHPRSRDARHAPATAALRRRVLDSL is encoded by the coding sequence GTGCGTGCCGTGAGTGATGTCAGTGGCGCGAGTACCGTGAGCCCGTCCACCGGTGCGAACCCGCGCCCCGACGCGAGCCCCCGCCCCGGCGCGGAGCTCGCCCTGCACGGCGTACGGCTCGGCCACCCGGGCGGCGTGGCCGTGCCCGCCCCCGCCGGACTGCGGATCCCGCCCGGCGAACTGCTCACCGTGGTCGGTCCCTCCGGCTGCGGGAAGACGACGCTGCTGCGCACCCTCGCCGGGCTGCTGCCGCCGCTCGCCGGGCAGGTCACCCAGGACGGGGAGCCGATCGTCCGGCCGGGCGCCGACCGGGCGCTGGTCTTCCAGCACGACGCCCTGCTGCCCTGGCGTTCCGTCCGCGCCAACGTGGAGCTGCCGCTGGCGATCCGCAGGGTCCCCCGGGCCGAGCGGCGGCGCGCGGCGGAGGAGTGGCTGGAGCGGATCGGACTCGCCGGGCACGCGCACAAGCTGCCGCACCAGCTGTCCGGCGGGCAGCGGCAGCGCGTACAGCTGGCCCGGGCCCTGGCCGGCCGGCCCCGCGCGGTCCTGATGGACGAGCCGTTCGGCGCGCTCGACGCGCACACGCGCGCCGGGATGCAGGACCTGCTCGTGGAGATCCTGCGCGGCACGGGCGCGACCGTCGTCTTCGTCACGCACGACGTCGACGAGGCGCTCCATCTGGGCGACCGGGTCGTCCTGTTCGCGTCCGGGGAGGTCCTGGACGTGCCGCACCCGCGGTCGCGGGACGCCCGCCACGCTCCGGCCACGGCCGCGCTGCGCCGCCGCGTCCTCGACTCCCTCTGA